In one window of Hymenobacter nivis DNA:
- a CDS encoding relaxase/mobilization nuclease domain-containing protein, protein MIGKVKIGKSFGGICTYVFGEEKGAQVLATEGVRDTSAAHMAADFNAQRELNPNLGKAVMHVALAWLAEEKAQLSNERMEEIARAYLKAMKVDPEGTQWALVRHRDKDHPHAHLIVNRVDNEGATVSDQHNYRNSQEACRKLEKQYGLVSAQEVSQDNRRAGREDLLARAAAKLYVQDALSRHLPHATSPEELTAAMQRDGIGVQATYQKEKLQAVVFEYEGHHLKGSELGRAYSGNNLAKTIEAQQDQVQQQRAELGAAGQQYGQHRLELDLEAFGREYAAQKEQAEKAEKQAQERTRLAQTPKPPAPSAQH, encoded by the coding sequence ATGATTGGCAAGGTGAAAATCGGTAAGAGCTTCGGCGGCATCTGCACCTATGTCTTTGGGGAGGAGAAGGGCGCCCAGGTGCTGGCCACCGAAGGCGTGCGCGATACCTCAGCGGCCCATATGGCAGCGGACTTCAACGCGCAGCGGGAGCTAAACCCCAATCTGGGCAAGGCCGTGATGCACGTCGCGCTGGCCTGGCTCGCCGAGGAGAAGGCGCAGCTGAGCAACGAGCGGATGGAGGAAATAGCCCGCGCCTACCTGAAGGCCATGAAAGTGGACCCGGAGGGGACGCAGTGGGCCCTGGTACGCCACCGCGATAAGGACCACCCGCACGCCCACCTGATTGTCAACCGGGTAGACAACGAGGGGGCCACGGTGAGCGACCAGCACAACTACCGCAACAGTCAGGAGGCGTGTCGCAAGCTGGAAAAGCAGTACGGCCTGGTCAGCGCCCAAGAAGTGAGCCAGGACAACCGCCGCGCCGGGCGGGAAGACCTGCTGGCGCGGGCGGCTGCCAAACTGTACGTGCAGGACGCGCTAAGCCGTCACTTGCCCCACGCCACGAGCCCCGAGGAGCTAACGGCGGCGATGCAGCGGGACGGTATTGGGGTGCAGGCCACGTACCAGAAGGAAAAATTGCAGGCCGTGGTGTTTGAGTACGAGGGTCACCACCTGAAAGGCAGCGAGTTGGGCCGGGCGTACAGCGGCAACAATCTGGCGAAGACCATTGAGGCGCAGCAGGACCAGGTGCAGCAGCAGCGGGCCGAGCTGGGCGCGGCCGGCCAGCAGTACGGCCAGCACCGGCTAGAACTGGACTTGGAAGCGTTCGGCCGCGAGTACGCCGCGCAGAAAGAGCAGGCCGAGAAAGCCGAGAAACAGGCTCAGGAGCGCACGCGACTAGCACAGACACCCAAGCCCCCAGCGCCCAGCGCCCAGCATTGA
- a CDS encoding acetamidase/formamidase family protein has protein sequence MNKTQFRKGVALLALGALSWVGLSARSPQSPARAAAPPVQQLLATPQTVTIGYYDAAAPPKLRIKSGDVVQMQTLVACTPALLEEAGLPPAQVQPELRAIIQQVTDKGPGIHILTGPIYVEEAQPGDVLEVRIQAVKLAVPYSYNAFTPGHGALPNDFPYARMRIVPLDLKRLVGLFAPGIEVPLRPFFGSMGVAPPDVSGRISSYPPWINAGNIDNKEMVAGTTLFIPVHAPGALFSAGDGHAAQGDGEVDLKALETSLVGTFQFIVHKGQHLNWPRAETPTEYIAMGFDNSLDEAVSLATRNMVDFLVTEKHLSRDDAYVLCSVAVDLHVTQLVDGSKGVHAILPKSLFIAATRK, from the coding sequence ATGAACAAAACCCAATTCAGAAAAGGTGTGGCCCTACTAGCCCTGGGGGCCCTGTCGTGGGTAGGGCTCAGTGCCCGTAGCCCCCAATCACCTGCACGGGCGGCGGCCCCGCCGGTCCAGCAGCTACTGGCCACGCCCCAAACCGTAACAATAGGCTACTACGACGCGGCGGCCCCGCCCAAGCTGCGGATTAAATCGGGCGACGTGGTGCAGATGCAGACGCTGGTGGCGTGTACGCCCGCGCTGCTGGAAGAAGCGGGCCTGCCGCCCGCCCAGGTGCAGCCCGAGCTGCGAGCCATCATCCAGCAGGTGACGGACAAAGGGCCGGGCATTCACATCCTCACCGGCCCCATCTACGTGGAAGAAGCTCAGCCCGGCGACGTGCTCGAAGTGCGCATTCAGGCGGTGAAGCTGGCCGTGCCCTACTCCTATAACGCTTTCACGCCCGGCCACGGCGCGCTGCCCAACGACTTCCCGTATGCCCGCATGCGCATCGTACCGTTGGACCTCAAGCGCTTGGTGGGGCTGTTTGCCCCCGGCATCGAAGTACCGCTGCGGCCCTTTTTCGGCAGCATGGGCGTCGCCCCGCCCGACGTATCGGGCCGCATCAGCTCCTACCCGCCCTGGATAAACGCGGGCAACATCGACAATAAGGAGATGGTGGCCGGCACCACGCTCTTCATTCCGGTACACGCGCCGGGGGCCCTATTCTCGGCCGGCGACGGGCACGCCGCCCAGGGCGACGGCGAAGTGGATTTGAAAGCGCTGGAAACGTCGCTGGTGGGCACCTTCCAATTCATCGTGCACAAGGGCCAGCACCTGAACTGGCCCCGGGCCGAAACCCCCACCGAATACATCGCTATGGGGTTTGATAACAGCCTGGACGAGGCCGTGAGCCTGGCCACCCGCAACATGGTGGACTTCCTCGTCACCGAAAAGCACCTGAGCCGCGACGACGCCTACGTGCTGTGCAGCGTGGCCGTGGACCTGCACGTGACCCAGCTCGTAGACGGTTCCAAGGGCGTACACGCCATTCTACCCAAAAGCCTCTTCATCGCCGCGACGCGCAAGTAA
- a CDS encoding COG4705 family protein: protein MNTTDPKIDFSKVPEVTFLFWVVKIIATTLGETAGDAVTMSMNLGYLVGTAIFATIFVLAITVQVRATKFHPYLFWFVIVATTTAGTTLADFFDRSLGIGYIGGTSILLALLLACLGLWYWSLGSVSVNQLTTRKAEVFYWATVMFSQTLGTAAGDWVADPKAGLGLGYEGGALVFAAGLALVAAAYYWTTLSHTVLFWAAFILTRPLGATVGDFLDKPRANGGLELSRYTASAVLAALIIIGLLVFPQRAERVPAVAAGPGARGENEAA from the coding sequence ATGAACACGACTGACCCGAAGATAGATTTCAGCAAAGTGCCCGAAGTGACCTTCCTTTTCTGGGTCGTCAAAATCATCGCGACCACCCTGGGCGAAACGGCGGGCGACGCCGTCACGATGTCGATGAACCTGGGCTATTTGGTGGGCACGGCCATCTTTGCCACGATTTTCGTACTGGCCATCACCGTCCAGGTTCGGGCCACGAAGTTTCACCCGTATTTGTTCTGGTTTGTCATCGTGGCCACGACTACGGCCGGCACCACCCTGGCCGACTTCTTCGACCGCTCGCTGGGCATTGGCTACATCGGCGGCACGTCGATTCTGTTGGCCTTGCTGCTCGCTTGTCTGGGGCTGTGGTACTGGTCGCTGGGGTCGGTATCGGTCAATCAGCTTACCACCCGCAAAGCCGAAGTGTTTTACTGGGCCACCGTCATGTTTTCCCAAACCCTGGGCACGGCGGCGGGCGACTGGGTGGCCGACCCCAAAGCCGGCCTCGGCCTGGGATATGAAGGCGGCGCGCTCGTCTTCGCCGCCGGCTTGGCCCTCGTTGCGGCCGCGTATTACTGGACCACCCTCTCGCACACCGTCTTATTCTGGGCCGCCTTCATCCTGACGCGTCCGCTTGGGGCGACGGTGGGTGATTTTCTGGACAAGCCCCGCGCCAACGGCGGGCTGGAGCTGAGCCGCTACACGGCCTCGGCCGTGCTGGCCGCCCTCATCATCATTGGGCTGCTGGTATTCCCCCAGCGGGCCGAGCGCGTCCCAGCAGTTGCCGCGGGGCCGGGCGCACGGGGCGAGAACGAAGCGGCCTGA
- a CDS encoding response regulator transcription factor — MKILLVEDEPGLRSAIVDCLVQDGYVCEIAPTYALAHEKIKLYQYDCVVVDLTLPDGNGLDLIRALKADGSAAGVLIISARAALDDRLTGLGLGADDYLVKPFHLSELNARLKAIIRRRQFQGQQQLVFRDLVAWPDDGRVFVHGAPIALTKKEYDLLLYLLANPQRVLTKEAIAEHLWGDEADASDSFDYVYTHLKNLRKKLQEKGAGDYIQTIYGLGYRLRDV, encoded by the coding sequence ATGAAAATCCTGCTGGTTGAAGATGAGCCCGGCCTGCGCTCGGCCATCGTCGATTGCCTGGTGCAAGACGGCTACGTGTGCGAAATAGCGCCCACCTACGCGCTGGCCCACGAGAAAATCAAGCTTTATCAGTACGACTGCGTGGTGGTGGACCTGACCCTGCCTGACGGCAACGGCCTCGACCTTATCCGGGCCCTCAAAGCCGATGGCTCGGCGGCGGGGGTGCTCATCATCTCAGCCCGGGCCGCACTCGACGACCGGCTCACGGGCCTGGGGCTGGGGGCCGATGATTACCTGGTGAAGCCCTTTCACCTCTCCGAGCTGAACGCCCGGCTCAAGGCCATCATCCGCCGCCGGCAGTTTCAGGGGCAGCAGCAACTCGTGTTCCGCGACCTGGTAGCCTGGCCCGACGATGGACGGGTTTTCGTGCACGGCGCACCCATCGCGCTCACCAAGAAAGAGTATGACCTGCTGCTGTATTTGTTGGCCAACCCCCAGCGCGTGCTCACCAAGGAGGCCATCGCCGAGCACCTCTGGGGCGACGAGGCGGATGCTTCCGACTCGTTCGACTACGTCTACACCCACCTGAAAAACCTGCGCAAGAAGCTCCAGGAAAAGGGGGCCGGCGACTACATCCAAACCATTTACGGGCTGGGCTACCGCCTACGGGATGTATGA